Proteins encoded by one window of Enterococcus saccharolyticus subsp. saccharolyticus:
- a CDS encoding amino acid ABC transporter ATP-binding protein, which yields MKEKILVENLVKKYGDNTVLNNVSTSIKEGDVVCIIGPSGSGKSTFLRCLNRLEEPTSGDIIIDGAHLMDKTTNINQVRQHIGMVFQHFNLFPHLSVLENIMLAPMDLKGSPKKEAEEQATKLLETVGLADKKNMYPDNLSGGQKQRVAIARALAMNPDIMLFDEPTSALDPEMVGDVLNVMKKLAKQGMTMVIVTHEMGFAKEVANRVMFIDGGNFLEDGTPEQVFNNPQHERTQDFLDKVLNI from the coding sequence ATGAAAGAAAAAATTCTTGTTGAAAATCTCGTAAAAAAATATGGAGATAATACTGTTTTAAATAATGTCAGCACTTCAATTAAAGAGGGTGACGTCGTTTGTATCATCGGTCCTTCTGGTTCTGGTAAATCTACATTCTTACGTTGTTTAAACCGCTTAGAAGAGCCTACAAGCGGCGATATCATCATTGATGGTGCACATTTAATGGATAAAACAACTAATATTAACCAAGTGCGTCAGCATATCGGTATGGTATTCCAGCACTTTAACTTGTTCCCTCATCTTTCCGTGCTAGAAAATATTATGTTAGCACCGATGGACTTAAAAGGTTCTCCAAAAAAAGAAGCCGAAGAACAAGCCACTAAACTACTTGAAACAGTTGGCTTAGCGGATAAGAAAAATATGTATCCCGATAATTTATCTGGGGGACAAAAACAACGTGTCGCAATTGCTCGTGCCTTAGCGATGAACCCAGATATCATGTTGTTTGACGAACCAACTTCAGCACTTGATCCAGAAATGGTTGGTGATGTATTAAACGTTATGAAAAAACTAGCGAAACAAGGGATGACGATGGTTATCGTTACGCATGAAATGGGCTTTGCGAAAGAAGTGGCAAATCGTGTCATGTTTATTGATGGCGGTAACTTCTTAGAAGACGGTACACCAGAACAAGTCTTCAACAACCCACAACATGAACGTACCCAAGATTTCTTAGACAAAGTATTAAATATCTAA
- a CDS encoding amino acid ABC transporter substrate-binding protein/permease, translating to MKRKTLFISLFSFVMTLFFFASTTTFAAEKTYKIGTDVTFAPFEFQNEKNQYVGIDIDLLHAIADDQDFDVDLRPLGFDSSVQGVQSNQLDAMIAGMSITDERKKSFDFSDPYFDSGIQMAVKADNKDITSLDDLKGKTVGAKVGTESATFLEDNKEKYDFDIKNYDDATGLYGAVKNGTAVAIFDDYPVLGYAINQGEQLKLIGEPQAGNSYGFAVKKGENKELLDKFNAGLKKMKESGEYDKIVAKYITSGSEEKAASGEMKKIEPKKDVYVIASDSAFAPFEFQDENNQYIGIDVDLLNRAAELQGFTIKFNHIGFSGAVQAVEGNQAEGMIAGMSITDQRKESFDFSEPYFESGIQLAVKTGTTGIASYEDLDSKTVGAKVGTESADFLEKNKDNYGYKIKYYDAADQLYDAVRVGAIDALMDDYPVIGYAIAQGQELETPIERETGGEYGFAVKKGQNPELLEMFNEALAEMKRTGEYDEIVSRYIQDGKKAESSVNESTFMGLIKNNYKVLLTGLGKTIGLALISFALALVVGIIFGLFSVAPIKGLRIFASIYVDVIRGIPMMVLAFFIFFGLSDAIGVTIPDFAAGVITLTLNASAYIAEIVRGGINAVPKGQMEASRSLGLSYTRTMQKIILPQAIRIMIPSFVNQFVISLKDTTIISVIGVVELLQTGKIIVARTMQSTYVYLIIAIMYLIVITALTKLAKVLEKKVN from the coding sequence ATGAAAAGAAAAACTCTATTCATTTCATTATTTTCGTTTGTTATGACGTTATTCTTTTTTGCAAGCACAACTACATTTGCTGCAGAAAAAACGTATAAAATAGGGACAGATGTCACATTTGCACCTTTTGAATTTCAAAACGAAAAAAATCAATACGTTGGGATTGACATCGATTTATTGCACGCTATCGCTGACGATCAAGATTTTGACGTTGATTTGCGCCCTCTTGGGTTCGATTCATCTGTACAAGGAGTACAATCAAATCAACTTGATGCAATGATTGCTGGGATGAGTATTACAGATGAGCGTAAAAAAAGCTTTGATTTTTCAGATCCATATTTTGATAGTGGGATTCAAATGGCTGTAAAAGCTGACAACAAAGACATCACTTCCTTGGATGATTTAAAAGGAAAAACAGTTGGTGCTAAAGTTGGGACAGAAAGTGCAACTTTCTTAGAAGACAACAAAGAAAAATATGATTTTGATATCAAAAATTACGATGATGCAACTGGTTTATATGGTGCTGTTAAAAATGGAACAGCCGTTGCAATTTTTGATGACTATCCCGTTTTAGGTTATGCCATCAATCAAGGGGAACAATTAAAATTAATTGGTGAACCTCAAGCTGGTAATTCCTATGGTTTCGCTGTTAAAAAAGGTGAAAACAAAGAATTATTGGACAAATTCAATGCTGGACTAAAGAAAATGAAAGAATCTGGCGAATACGATAAAATTGTCGCAAAATATATCACATCTGGTTCGGAAGAAAAAGCTGCCTCTGGTGAGATGAAAAAAATTGAACCGAAAAAAGATGTCTATGTCATTGCCAGTGACTCTGCCTTTGCGCCATTTGAGTTTCAAGATGAAAACAATCAATACATTGGGATTGACGTTGATTTACTAAACCGTGCCGCTGAATTACAAGGATTTACTATTAAATTTAATCACATTGGTTTCTCTGGTGCTGTTCAAGCCGTTGAAGGCAATCAAGCAGAAGGTATGATTGCAGGAATGTCAATCACCGATCAACGAAAAGAATCATTTGATTTTTCAGAGCCTTACTTTGAAAGTGGAATTCAACTAGCAGTGAAAACTGGAACAACAGGCATCGCTTCTTATGAAGATTTAGATAGTAAAACAGTTGGTGCTAAAGTTGGGACAGAGAGTGCTGACTTCTTAGAAAAAAATAAAGACAACTATGGTTATAAAATTAAGTATTATGATGCAGCCGATCAATTATATGATGCTGTTCGTGTAGGAGCAATTGATGCCTTAATGGATGATTATCCAGTCATTGGTTATGCGATTGCACAAGGTCAAGAACTAGAAACACCAATCGAACGTGAAACAGGTGGCGAGTACGGGTTTGCCGTTAAAAAAGGCCAAAATCCTGAATTACTAGAAATGTTTAACGAAGCTTTAGCTGAAATGAAACGTACTGGGGAATATGATGAAATTGTTTCTCGCTACATTCAAGATGGTAAAAAAGCTGAAAGTAGTGTCAATGAATCAACCTTTATGGGATTAATCAAAAACAATTATAAAGTCTTACTAACAGGACTTGGTAAAACAATTGGTTTAGCATTAATTTCCTTTGCATTAGCTTTAGTTGTGGGGATTATCTTTGGATTATTCAGTGTCGCACCTATCAAAGGTTTACGTATCTTTGCTTCAATCTATGTCGATGTGATTCGTGGTATTCCAATGATGGTATTGGCATTCTTTATCTTCTTTGGTTTATCTGATGCGATTGGTGTAACAATTCCCGACTTCGCAGCTGGGGTCATTACGTTAACCTTAAATGCAAGTGCGTATATTGCAGAAATTGTCCGTGGTGGGATTAACGCCGTACCAAAAGGACAAATGGAAGCTTCTCGAAGCTTAGGTCTTTCTTATACTCGTACAATGCAAAAAATCATTTTACCACAAGCTATTCGTATTATGATTCCATCTTTCGTTAACCAATTTGTTATTTCATTAAAAGATACAACAATTATTTCTGTTATCGGTGTGGTTGAATTACTCCAAACTGGTAAAATTATCGTGGCAAGAACAATGCAAAGTACGTATGTTTACTTAATCATTGCAATCATGTACTTGATTGTGATTACGGCTTTAACTAAACTTGCTAAAGTGTTAGAAAAGAAGGTGAACTAA
- the uvrB gene encoding excinuclease ABC subunit UvrB: MIERDTTHHFELVSNYQPAGDQPEAIRELTEGVQANKKAQILLGATGTGKTYTISNVIKNVNKPTLIIAHNKTLAGQLYGEFKEFFPTNAVEYFVSYYDYYQPEAYVPSSDTYIEKDSSINDEIDKLRHSATSALLERNDVIVVASVSCIFGLGSPMEYQKQVVSVRVGMEISRDELLRSLIDIQFERNDIDFQRGRFRVRGDVVEIFPASRDERALRVEFFGDEIDRIREVDALTGEVLGETEHVSIFPATHFLTDSDHMEHAIASIQQELDMRLAILKENNQLLEAQRLEQRTNYDIEMLREMGYTSGIENYSRHMDGRHEGEPPYTLLDFFPKDYLIVIDESHVTMPQIRGMYNGDRARKQMLVDYGFRLPSALDNRPLQLTEFEEHVNQIIYVSATPGPYEHEQTDDVVQQIIRPTGLLDPVIEVRPIMGQIDDLVGEINERVEKNERVFVTTLTKKMSEDLTDYFKELGIKVKYLHSDIKTLERTEIIRDLRLGEFDVLVGINLLREGLDVPEVSLVAILDADKEGFLRSERSLVQTIGRAARNAEGKVIMYADKMTDSMQRAIDETSRRRSIQEAYNLEHGIVPKTIIKEIRDLISISKVAEEVADYDIHSYEELSKEEKELLLLKLEKEMKEAAKALDFEKAATLRDTILELKA, encoded by the coding sequence ATGATTGAAAGAGATACTACTCATCATTTTGAATTAGTCTCCAACTATCAACCTGCAGGAGATCAGCCAGAAGCGATTAGAGAATTGACGGAAGGCGTGCAAGCAAACAAAAAAGCACAAATTTTACTAGGTGCGACCGGTACAGGTAAAACGTACACAATTTCAAATGTTATCAAAAATGTAAATAAACCAACGTTGATTATTGCGCATAATAAAACATTAGCTGGCCAATTATATGGCGAATTTAAAGAATTTTTTCCAACGAATGCGGTAGAGTATTTTGTTAGTTATTATGATTACTATCAACCGGAAGCCTATGTTCCTTCAAGTGACACCTATATTGAAAAAGATTCCAGTATTAATGATGAAATTGATAAGCTGCGACATTCTGCAACCAGTGCATTGTTAGAACGCAACGATGTAATAGTTGTTGCATCAGTGTCGTGTATTTTTGGTTTGGGGTCACCAATGGAATATCAAAAACAAGTTGTTTCTGTCCGTGTGGGAATGGAAATTAGCCGTGATGAATTGTTACGTTCATTGATTGATATTCAATTTGAAAGAAATGACATTGATTTCCAACGTGGTCGTTTTCGTGTCCGTGGTGATGTGGTAGAAATTTTCCCAGCTTCGCGTGATGAACGTGCGTTACGTGTCGAATTTTTTGGCGATGAAATTGATCGTATTCGAGAAGTAGACGCATTAACAGGAGAAGTTTTAGGAGAAACCGAGCACGTGTCGATTTTCCCAGCAACGCACTTTTTAACCGATAGTGATCATATGGAACATGCGATTGCTTCTATTCAACAAGAGTTAGATATGCGCTTAGCCATTTTAAAAGAGAATAATCAGTTGCTAGAAGCACAACGCTTGGAACAACGGACAAATTATGACATCGAGATGTTGCGTGAGATGGGGTACACATCTGGTATTGAAAACTACTCTCGTCATATGGATGGACGACATGAAGGAGAACCGCCTTATACGTTGCTCGATTTCTTTCCGAAAGATTATTTGATTGTTATCGATGAATCGCATGTTACGATGCCACAAATTAGAGGGATGTACAATGGCGATAGAGCAAGGAAACAAATGTTAGTCGATTATGGGTTTCGCTTGCCTTCCGCTTTAGATAACCGTCCGTTACAATTGACCGAATTTGAAGAGCATGTGAATCAAATTATTTATGTTTCTGCTACACCTGGACCTTACGAACACGAACAAACGGATGATGTGGTTCAACAAATTATTCGTCCAACTGGTTTGTTAGATCCAGTGATTGAAGTCCGTCCAATTATGGGGCAAATTGATGATTTAGTTGGTGAAATTAATGAACGTGTCGAGAAAAATGAGCGCGTTTTTGTTACCACTTTAACGAAGAAAATGTCAGAAGACTTAACAGATTATTTCAAAGAATTAGGAATTAAAGTGAAATATCTGCATAGTGATATTAAAACGTTAGAACGGACTGAAATTATTCGTGATTTACGTCTAGGTGAATTTGACGTATTAGTGGGAATTAATTTACTTCGTGAAGGATTAGATGTTCCTGAAGTTTCATTAGTGGCTATTTTAGATGCCGATAAAGAAGGATTTCTACGTAGCGAACGCTCATTAGTCCAAACAATCGGCCGAGCTGCTCGGAATGCAGAAGGGAAAGTCATTATGTATGCAGATAAGATGACTGATTCAATGCAACGAGCGATTGATGAAACGTCTCGACGTCGTAGCATTCAAGAAGCATACAATCTGGAACATGGGATTGTACCAAAAACAATCATTAAAGAAATTCGTGATTTGATTTCTATTTCGAAAGTAGCTGAAGAAGTAGCAGATTATGATATTCATTCTTATGAAGAGTTATCGAAAGAAGAAAAAGAATTACTACTCTTAAAATTAGAAAAAGAAATGAAAGAAGCTGCCAAAGCATTAGACTTTGAAAAAGCAGCTACTTTACGTGACACTATATTAGAATTAAAAGCTTAG
- the uvrA gene encoding excinuclease ABC subunit UvrA, which translates to MANDKIVIHGARAHNLKNIDVTIPRDQLVVVTGLSGSGKSSLAFDTLYAEGQRRYVESLSAYARQFLGQMDKPDVDSIDGLSPAISIDQKTTSKNPRSTVGTVTEINDYLRLLYARIGHPICPNDHIEITSQSVEQMVDQVLELPDRSKIQILAPVVTQKKGQHKRVFEMIQREGYVRIRVDGEIYDISEAPELEKNKKHDIAIIIDRIVVKEGIRSRLFDSFEAALRLAEGYAVVDVIGQEELLFSEHYSCPYCGFTVGELEPRLFSFNAPFGACAECDGLGMKLEVDVDLVIPDQTKTLREGALVPWNPISSQYYPQMLEQACLEFNIDMDTPFEELPEEQREIILNGSNGELFHFHYENDFGGVRDVEVPFEGVLTNIKRRYHETNSDFTRDQMRLYMTELTCKSCQGYRLNPQALSVKVNDKHIGEISELAINKAVPFVEGLELSEQEAIIARPIVKEINDRLSFLENVGLDYLTLSRSAGTLSGGEAQRIRLATQIGSNLSGVLYILDEPSIGLHQRDNDRLLDSLRKMRDLGNTLIVVEHDEDTMKAADYLIDVGPGAGHAGGEIVAAGTPEEVAANPKSLTGQYLSGKRCIPVPKERRQSNGQAIKITGASENNLKNVTIAFPLGQFVAVTGVSGSGKSTLVNEILKKALAQRINRNSNKPGRFKKMTGYESIEKIIDIDQSPIGRTPRSNPATYTSVFDDIRDLFSQTNEAKIRGYKKGRFSFNVKGGRCEACKGDGIIKIEMHFLPDVYVPCEVCHGKRYNSETLEVHYKGKNISEILDMTVEDAVEFFKHIPKIHRKLQTIVDVGLGYVTLGQPATTLSGGEAQRMKLASELHKKSNGKSFYILDEPTTGLHSDDIARLLKVLERLVDAGNTVLVIEHNLDVIKSADHVIDLGPEGGEGGGTILATGTPEEIAQVKDSYTGKYLKTVLEKH; encoded by the coding sequence ATGGCGAACGATAAAATCGTGATTCATGGCGCACGTGCGCATAATTTAAAAAATATTGATGTAACTATCCCAAGAGACCAATTAGTCGTAGTGACCGGCTTATCGGGGTCAGGTAAAAGTTCACTAGCATTTGATACGCTTTATGCAGAAGGGCAACGACGTTATGTCGAGAGTCTTTCTGCGTATGCGCGTCAGTTTTTAGGTCAAATGGATAAACCAGATGTTGATAGCATTGATGGCTTGAGTCCAGCTATTTCTATTGACCAAAAGACAACCAGTAAGAATCCGCGTTCAACAGTGGGAACAGTTACTGAAATTAATGACTATTTACGACTTCTTTATGCACGAATTGGTCATCCAATTTGTCCGAATGATCATATTGAAATTACTAGCCAATCTGTGGAACAGATGGTAGATCAAGTCTTGGAGTTACCCGATCGTAGTAAAATTCAAATTTTAGCACCTGTAGTGACCCAAAAGAAAGGACAACACAAGCGTGTCTTTGAGATGATTCAACGCGAAGGTTATGTCCGAATTCGTGTAGATGGGGAAATCTATGATATTTCAGAAGCACCTGAACTTGAAAAAAATAAAAAACATGATATTGCGATTATTATTGACCGTATCGTGGTGAAAGAAGGAATTCGTTCCCGTCTATTTGATTCGTTTGAAGCAGCTTTGCGTTTGGCGGAAGGTTATGCCGTTGTGGACGTTATCGGACAAGAAGAGTTATTGTTTAGCGAGCATTACTCTTGTCCTTATTGTGGTTTTACAGTTGGCGAATTAGAGCCGCGTCTGTTCTCTTTTAATGCACCATTTGGGGCTTGTGCTGAATGTGATGGTTTAGGAATGAAACTAGAAGTGGACGTTGATTTAGTCATCCCAGATCAAACCAAAACGTTACGTGAGGGTGCGTTAGTTCCGTGGAATCCAATTAGTTCCCAATACTATCCACAAATGTTGGAGCAAGCGTGTTTAGAATTTAATATCGATATGGATACACCTTTTGAAGAATTACCAGAAGAACAACGCGAGATTATTTTGAATGGTTCAAATGGTGAGTTGTTCCATTTCCATTATGAAAATGATTTTGGAGGTGTTCGTGACGTCGAAGTACCTTTTGAAGGTGTCTTAACGAATATCAAGCGCCGTTATCATGAAACAAATAGCGATTTTACACGTGATCAAATGCGTTTATACATGACGGAATTAACATGTAAATCTTGTCAAGGATACCGATTAAATCCTCAAGCCTTATCTGTGAAAGTTAATGACAAACATATTGGTGAAATTAGCGAATTAGCGATTAATAAAGCTGTTCCTTTTGTCGAAGGGTTAGAATTAAGTGAGCAAGAAGCAATTATTGCGCGGCCAATTGTCAAAGAAATCAACGACCGCTTGAGTTTCTTGGAAAATGTGGGATTAGATTATTTAACGTTAAGTCGATCAGCAGGAACCTTATCTGGAGGCGAAGCACAGCGGATTCGTTTAGCGACACAAATTGGTTCCAATCTTTCTGGTGTATTATATATTTTGGATGAACCGTCAATTGGTTTGCATCAACGAGACAATGATCGTTTATTAGATTCATTACGGAAAATGCGTGATTTAGGAAATACATTAATTGTGGTTGAACATGATGAAGACACGATGAAAGCGGCCGATTATTTAATTGATGTGGGTCCAGGTGCTGGTCATGCTGGTGGTGAAATTGTAGCTGCAGGAACACCGGAAGAAGTTGCAGCCAATCCAAAATCATTAACAGGACAATATTTATCAGGCAAAAGATGCATTCCGGTACCAAAAGAACGACGACAATCCAATGGTCAAGCGATTAAAATTACTGGTGCATCGGAAAATAATCTTAAAAATGTCACTATTGCCTTTCCTTTAGGTCAGTTTGTAGCGGTAACGGGGGTTTCTGGGTCTGGTAAATCAACATTAGTCAATGAAATTTTGAAAAAAGCTTTGGCGCAAAGAATTAACCGTAATTCCAATAAACCCGGGCGTTTCAAAAAAATGACCGGTTATGAGAGTATCGAAAAGATTATCGATATTGATCAAAGTCCAATCGGGCGAACACCGCGTAGTAATCCTGCGACGTATACTAGTGTTTTTGATGATATTCGTGATTTGTTTTCTCAAACGAATGAAGCAAAAATCCGTGGCTATAAAAAAGGACGTTTTAGTTTTAATGTAAAAGGTGGTCGTTGTGAAGCATGTAAAGGTGACGGCATTATCAAAATTGAAATGCACTTTTTACCAGATGTTTATGTTCCTTGTGAAGTTTGTCATGGTAAACGATACAATTCAGAAACTCTTGAAGTTCATTATAAAGGAAAGAATATTTCTGAAATCTTAGATATGACAGTTGAAGATGCGGTAGAATTCTTTAAACATATTCCCAAAATCCATCGAAAACTGCAAACGATTGTTGATGTTGGTTTAGGTTATGTAACATTGGGTCAACCTGCTACGACGCTATCTGGAGGCGAAGCACAACGTATGAAGTTGGCAAGTGAGCTTCATAAAAAATCAAATGGTAAAAGTTTCTATATCTTAGATGAACCAACTACGGGACTTCATTCTGATGATATTGCTCGTCTATTAAAAGTGTTAGAGCGTTTGGTAGATGCAGGCAATACGGTTTTAGTAATTGAACACAACTTGGATGTCATCAAATCGGCCGATCACGTGATTGATTTAGGGCCAGAAGGTGGCGAAGGTGGCGGAACAATTCTAGCAACAGGAACCCCAGAAGAAATTGCTCAAGTAAAAGATAGCTATACAGGGAAATACTTGAAGACTGTTTTGGAAAAGCATTAA
- the rapZ gene encoding RNase adapter RapZ produces MGESLELVIITGMSGAGKTVAIQSFEDMGYFCIDNMPPSLIPKFWELIKESGKVTKIALVVDLRSRSFFEEIQSMLIDIENTAFIDTRVLFLDASDIELVSRYKETRRTHPLAMDGLVTEGIRKERAILDDLKTKASIVIDTTNLTPRQLREKINEEFRHSQDHGFRIEMVSFGFKYGLPIDADIAMDVRFLPNPHYISELRPLTGMDKPVYEYVMSFDETEAFYQQFLSLLQTIMPGYVKEGKSSLTIAIGCTGGQHRSVALTERVGKVLSEEYKVNITHRDKDKRKETVNRS; encoded by the coding sequence ATGGGAGAAAGTTTAGAATTAGTTATTATTACAGGGATGAGTGGTGCTGGTAAAACAGTCGCAATCCAAAGTTTTGAAGATATGGGGTATTTCTGTATTGATAACATGCCTCCAAGCTTAATTCCTAAATTCTGGGAATTAATTAAAGAATCAGGTAAAGTAACGAAAATCGCGTTAGTGGTCGATTTACGTTCTCGTTCATTTTTTGAAGAAATCCAAAGTATGTTAATCGATATTGAAAATACTGCTTTTATTGATACTCGCGTCCTATTTTTAGATGCGTCTGATATTGAACTAGTGTCTCGTTATAAAGAAACACGTCGTACGCATCCGTTAGCGATGGATGGTTTAGTGACAGAAGGGATTCGCAAAGAACGGGCCATTTTAGATGATTTAAAAACGAAAGCATCGATTGTGATTGATACAACGAATTTAACCCCGCGCCAATTACGTGAAAAGATTAATGAGGAATTTCGTCATTCGCAAGATCACGGTTTTCGAATTGAAATGGTCTCATTTGGTTTTAAATATGGGTTGCCAATTGATGCCGATATTGCGATGGATGTGCGTTTTTTACCAAATCCGCATTATATTAGTGAATTACGTCCTTTAACAGGAATGGATAAACCAGTTTATGAATATGTGATGTCTTTTGATGAGACAGAAGCATTTTATCAACAATTTTTAAGCTTATTACAAACAATTATGCCTGGATATGTCAAAGAAGGAAAAAGTAGTTTAACGATTGCGATTGGCTGTACAGGTGGGCAACACCGTTCGGTTGCTTTAACTGAACGTGTGGGTAAAGTTTTATCTGAAGAGTATAAAGTGAATATTACTCATCGTGATAAAGATAAGCGAAAAGAAACGGTGAATCGCTCATGA